The following proteins come from a genomic window of Mariniflexile sp. TRM1-10:
- a CDS encoding ZIP family metal transporter: MNKFLFPILAVIFGFILAIITKNQKSWNTKLLLSFSGSFLLALTLFELLPEVYGHLDAKRSGLFIMCGIMLQIVLELFSKGAEHGHVHIHKHGTAFPWSLFISLCIHSFLEGFSIHDHNDMVYGILVHKVPIAALISMFLIQSHYSKTQIAGFLLVFAFMTPLGTFIGNTWEALADYSQIINAFVIGIFFHISTTILFESGDGHKFNLSKFISIVVGVGVAFLI; the protein is encoded by the coding sequence ATGAATAAATTTCTTTTTCCTATACTGGCTGTAATTTTTGGCTTTATTTTAGCAATCATTACCAAAAATCAAAAATCCTGGAATACCAAACTGCTACTTTCTTTTAGTGGTTCGTTTTTATTGGCGTTAACGCTTTTTGAATTGCTCCCTGAAGTGTATGGACACTTAGACGCCAAACGTTCTGGGTTGTTTATCATGTGCGGTATTATGCTGCAAATTGTATTGGAACTATTCTCTAAAGGTGCCGAACACGGACATGTGCACATCCACAAACACGGAACAGCGTTTCCATGGTCATTGTTCATAAGTTTGTGTATACATAGCTTTTTAGAAGGTTTTTCTATTCACGACCACAACGATATGGTTTATGGCATTTTGGTGCATAAAGTTCCTATTGCTGCACTGATTTCAATGTTCTTAATACAATCACATTACAGCAAAACACAAATTGCTGGGTTTTTATTGGTTTTTGCATTTATGACCCCTTTAGGCACTTTTATAGGCAATACATGGGAAGCTCTTGCCGATTATTCACAGATAATTAATGCCTTTGTTATTGGTATCTTTTTTCATATTTCTACCACCATTTTATTTGAAAGTGGCGACGGGCATAAATTTAATTTATCGAAGTTTATATCTATTGTTGTAGGTGTTGGGGTGGCTTTTTTGATTTAG
- a CDS encoding DUF4268 domain-containing protein has protein sequence MFSKEESRLLRQEFWTSFGKSFPRKWILYDTKLKGFSFKFHFDTKIALVALDLEDDLEFRIKYWEKLVALKSILLDDFLPEAIFEEAYILDNEKEISRIYVPLEQKVSIHNKNTWRDVMVFFNEKMHLFEAFFEEYREVIEG, from the coding sequence GTGTTTAGCAAAGAAGAATCTAGATTATTACGACAGGAATTTTGGACGAGCTTTGGAAAATCGTTTCCAAGGAAATGGATTTTGTATGACACCAAATTAAAAGGGTTTAGTTTTAAATTTCATTTTGATACGAAAATAGCGTTAGTAGCTCTTGATTTGGAAGACGATTTGGAATTTCGTATTAAATACTGGGAGAAACTGGTGGCTTTAAAATCGATTCTTTTAGATGATTTTTTACCTGAAGCCATTTTTGAAGAAGCATATATACTTGACAACGAAAAAGAAATTTCTAGAATTTATGTGCCTTTAGAACAAAAAGTGTCCATTCATAATAAAAATACCTGGCGTGATGTGATGGTATTTTTCAATGAAAAAATGCACTTATTTGAAGCCTTTTTTGAGGAATATAGAGAGGTGATTGAGGGTTGA
- a CDS encoding GNAT family N-acetyltransferase, with amino-acid sequence MIKIIPATKSIDFDCISKLAHIIWYEHYVSIISLEQIDYMLNKYNSVQALEDQVNQGFLFFYITYNDSPVGYVGVKKESDYLFLSKLYVLSNYRGKKIGKAAMQHVIELAHFFKLQKVKLNVNKYNTNSMLAYEKMGFIKTKEVVTDIGNGFIMDDYEMEKQL; translated from the coding sequence ATGATAAAAATTATTCCAGCAACCAAGAGCATTGATTTTGATTGTATTTCAAAGTTGGCCCATATTATTTGGTATGAGCATTATGTGTCTATTATTAGTTTGGAACAGATCGACTATATGCTCAATAAATACAATTCTGTTCAGGCTTTAGAAGATCAAGTTAATCAAGGTTTTTTGTTCTTTTATATCACTTATAATGACAGTCCAGTTGGTTATGTCGGTGTTAAAAAAGAAAGCGATTATTTATTTCTGAGCAAACTTTACGTTTTAAGTAACTATCGCGGAAAGAAAATAGGAAAAGCGGCGATGCAACATGTTATTGAATTAGCACATTTTTTTAAATTACAAAAAGTAAAACTAAACGTGAATAAGTATAACACAAATTCGATGCTTGCTTATGAAAAAATGGGTTTTATAAAAACCAAAGAAGTGGTTACGGATATTGGTAATGGCTTTATAATGGATGATTATGAAATGGAGAAACAATTATGA
- the trhA gene encoding PAQR family membrane homeostasis protein TrhA, with product MSVYKQTPLQERLNAISHAIGAIFGVLGLTSLIIFNSNKTGWSLFSVIVYGISIITLFTASTLYHSVKDEVKKHYFRIIDHISIYFLIAGTYTPVLLITLHQSLGWTLFYTVWGIAAFGIVLKLFFTGRFEIFSTLLYLVMGWLIVFDFTNLSKLMDSNGVLLLFFGGLAYTVGIIFYAIKKIPYNHVIWHLFVLAGAVLHFFMIFFYVI from the coding sequence GTGTCGGTTTATAAGCAAACACCACTACAGGAACGATTAAATGCCATTTCACATGCCATAGGTGCTATTTTTGGTGTTTTAGGATTGACCTCACTTATTATTTTTAATAGCAATAAAACCGGTTGGAGCCTTTTTAGTGTTATTGTTTACGGGATTTCTATTATTACTTTGTTTACGGCGTCAACATTATACCATTCGGTAAAAGACGAGGTTAAAAAACATTACTTCCGAATTATAGACCATATTAGTATTTACTTTCTTATTGCCGGAACTTACACGCCTGTATTGCTCATCACATTACACCAAAGTTTAGGGTGGACATTGTTTTATACCGTTTGGGGAATCGCCGCTTTTGGAATTGTTTTAAAACTATTTTTTACGGGTAGGTTTGAAATATTCTCAACCTTGTTATATTTGGTAATGGGTTGGCTTATTGTGTTTGATTTCACCAATCTTTCAAAGTTAATGGATAGCAATGGTGTACTGCTTTTGTTTTTTGGAGGGTTGGCATATACCGTGGGTATCATCTTTTATGCTATTAAAAAAATACCTTATAACCATGTTATCTGGCATTTATTTGTACTTGCAGGTGCGGTGCTTCACTTTTTTATGATATTCTTTTATGTCATTTAA
- a CDS encoding DUF4294 domain-containing protein, giving the protein MKNFIIFLFLLCPVFFFAQVKDEEEDTLEYEYMFIEGDSVPQTIINLNPIYILGDLKFPSREDRIKYLILRRKTLKVYPYAKLASERLDSLNSRLESMKKASDKRRYTKIIQKYIEGEFSDELKKLTRTEGQILVKLIHRQTGKTTFGLVKELRSGWRAFWYNTTASMFDISLKKPFDPKNVYEDYLIEDILQRSFKSGLLVRQKAAEEYNFYDLTDIWLDKQKKK; this is encoded by the coding sequence ATGAAGAATTTTATAATATTTCTATTTTTACTTTGCCCTGTTTTTTTCTTTGCTCAAGTTAAGGATGAGGAAGAGGATACGTTGGAATATGAATATATGTTTATTGAAGGCGATTCGGTACCTCAAACTATCATAAACCTAAATCCTATTTACATACTTGGCGATTTAAAATTCCCTAGTAGGGAAGACCGCATTAAGTATTTGATTTTACGCAGAAAAACACTGAAAGTATATCCATATGCCAAATTAGCTTCCGAAAGGTTGGATTCTTTGAACTCACGATTGGAATCAATGAAAAAAGCGAGTGATAAGCGTCGTTACACTAAAATAATTCAAAAGTATATTGAAGGTGAGTTTTCAGATGAATTAAAAAAACTAACACGCACCGAAGGGCAAATATTGGTAAAATTAATACACAGACAAACCGGAAAAACAACCTTTGGATTAGTTAAGGAACTCCGTAGTGGGTGGCGTGCCTTTTGGTACAATACCACCGCAAGTATGTTCGATATTTCACTAAAAAAACCTTTCGATCCCAAAAATGTTTATGAAGATTATCTTATTGAAGATATTCTCCAACGAAGTTTTAAAAGCGGATTGCTGGTTCGACAAAAAGCAGCAGAAGAATATAATTTTTACGATTTAACAGATATCTGGCTGGACAAACAGAAAAAAAAGTAA
- a CDS encoding M42 family metallopeptidase, with amino-acid sequence MKSILNKKSMDFLESYLNNAAPTGYEWTGQKLWMDYLKPYVDEFITDTYGTAVGVINPKAKYKVVIEGHADEISWYVNYISDNGLIYVIRNGGSDHQIAPSKVVNIHTKNGIVKGVFGWPAIHTRDKSKEEAPKLDNIFIDCGCKTKEDVEKLGVHVGCVITYPDEFHILNGDKFVCRALDNRMGGFMIAEVARLLKENKKTLPFGLYIVNAVQEEIGLRGAEMITQTIKPNVAIVTDVTHDTTTPMIEKKTQGDLEMGKGPVIAYAPAVQQKLRDLITDTADAKKIPFQRNALSRATGTDTDAFAYSNGGVASALISLPLRYMHTTVEMVHREDVENVIKLIYESLLNIKDGETFSYFK; translated from the coding sequence ATGAAAAGCATTTTAAACAAAAAGTCTATGGACTTTTTAGAGTCATATTTAAACAATGCAGCGCCTACAGGTTACGAATGGACAGGGCAAAAACTGTGGATGGATTATTTAAAACCCTATGTAGATGAGTTTATTACCGATACCTACGGAACCGCTGTGGGCGTAATAAATCCAAAAGCTAAATACAAAGTAGTTATTGAAGGGCATGCCGATGAAATTTCTTGGTACGTAAATTACATTTCAGATAACGGATTGATTTATGTGATTAGAAATGGTGGAAGTGATCACCAAATAGCACCAAGTAAGGTTGTAAACATACATACGAAAAACGGTATTGTAAAAGGTGTTTTTGGATGGCCAGCAATCCACACACGTGATAAATCTAAAGAAGAAGCCCCAAAACTAGATAACATTTTTATTGATTGTGGTTGCAAAACCAAAGAAGATGTAGAAAAATTGGGGGTTCATGTGGGTTGTGTTATTACTTATCCAGATGAGTTCCATATTTTAAACGGTGATAAATTTGTGTGTCGTGCACTAGATAACCGCATGGGTGGTTTTATGATTGCCGAAGTAGCACGTTTATTAAAAGAAAATAAGAAAACCTTACCGTTTGGATTGTACATCGTAAATGCTGTACAAGAAGAAATTGGTTTACGTGGTGCCGAAATGATTACACAAACCATCAAACCAAATGTGGCGATTGTTACGGACGTAACGCACGATACCACCACGCCTATGATCGAGAAGAAAACACAAGGCGATTTAGAAATGGGTAAAGGTCCGGTAATTGCTTATGCCCCTGCGGTACAACAAAAGCTTCGCGACTTAATTACAGATACTGCCGATGCTAAAAAAATACCGTTTCAGCGCAACGCTTTATCACGTGCCACAGGCACCGATACCGATGCCTTTGCATACAGCAATGGAGGTGTCGCTTCTGCCCTCATTTCATTGCCATTACGTTACATGCACACCACGGTTGAAATGGTACACAGAGAAGATGTCGAAAACGTTATAAAACTTATATACGAAAGCTTGCTTAATATTAAAGATGGTGAGACTTTTAGTTATTTCAAATAA
- a CDS encoding NUDIX hydrolase — MDEYIDIVDEHGNPTGKSELKSVIHQKGYFHHTAHVWFYTKDGEVLLSQRSAKKSICPLMWDVSVAGHIDAGETPKQSAIREAEEEIGIAISESDLHPIGIFKCFQSYENGIVDNEFHNTFIAKITVPLSKLTIQEEEVEALKFVTLDAFKKLIENIGEDNHFVPSNKPYYQLVWRSIMEKLSKPST, encoded by the coding sequence ATGGACGAATACATAGACATTGTTGACGAACACGGAAATCCTACGGGAAAATCGGAATTGAAATCGGTAATTCACCAAAAAGGGTATTTCCACCATACGGCGCATGTTTGGTTTTACACCAAGGATGGCGAAGTGCTATTATCTCAACGTTCAGCAAAAAAAAGTATTTGTCCGCTTATGTGGGACGTATCGGTTGCAGGACATATTGATGCAGGTGAAACCCCAAAACAAAGTGCTATTAGAGAAGCTGAAGAAGAAATTGGCATCGCAATTTCAGAAAGTGATTTACACCCTATTGGTATTTTTAAATGTTTTCAATCGTATGAAAATGGAATTGTAGACAATGAATTCCACAATACCTTTATAGCCAAAATCACCGTACCACTTTCAAAATTAACAATTCAAGAAGAAGAGGTTGAAGCTTTAAAATTTGTTACGCTCGATGCCTTTAAAAAACTTATAGAAAATATTGGCGAAGACAATCACTTTGTACCTTCAAATAAACCATACTACCAGTTGGTATGGCGATCTATTATGGAAAAACTGTCTAAGCCCAGCACATGA
- a CDS encoding threonine/serine exporter family protein, whose translation MDASKELIKTTNLLLEIASLLMVSGANTIRVNLSINRFAAGLNFKTSCFISHKSIIMTLYEEDSTQSCTRVKNIPPYAINFSVISAISKASWSAVNENWTLEQISNDIEKIKNQKRYSKLTVLIAVSLAGAGFCNIFKGDYLNMLVAFISTFIGLLVFQLTHKEKFNVYIRIFFGSFIASLCAGVGIVYNIGANPQTALATSILYLVPGVALINSFTDLLDNNIINGMVRFTTGLMTVLAIALGLFITMLIFQFN comes from the coding sequence ATGGATGCTTCAAAAGAATTAATAAAAACCACAAACTTACTTTTAGAAATAGCATCACTCCTTATGGTTTCTGGGGCTAATACCATACGAGTCAATTTGAGCATTAATAGATTTGCTGCTGGTCTAAATTTTAAAACCTCCTGCTTTATAAGTCACAAAAGTATTATTATGACTTTATATGAGGAAGATTCAACCCAAAGCTGTACGAGAGTAAAGAATATTCCACCGTATGCCATCAATTTTTCTGTAATTTCAGCCATTAGTAAAGCCAGTTGGAGCGCAGTAAACGAAAATTGGACTCTCGAACAAATTTCCAATGACATTGAAAAAATAAAAAACCAAAAAAGATATTCGAAACTAACGGTCCTTATAGCTGTAAGTTTAGCCGGTGCCGGGTTTTGCAATATTTTTAAAGGCGATTATTTGAATATGCTTGTGGCTTTTATTAGCACATTTATTGGCTTACTTGTTTTTCAGCTGACCCATAAGGAAAAGTTCAATGTATATATCCGTATATTTTTTGGCTCATTTATAGCTTCTTTATGTGCAGGTGTTGGCATTGTTTACAATATTGGCGCAAACCCCCAAACAGCTTTAGCTACTTCTATTTTGTACTTGGTACCCGGTGTCGCTTTAATTAATTCATTCACCGATTTATTAGACAATAACATAATAAATGGCATGGTACGCTTTACAACAGGGCTTATGACGGTTTTGGCTATTGCACTGGGCTTATTTATAACCATGCTCATTTTTCAATTCAACTAA
- a CDS encoding threonine/serine exporter family protein, which yields MMDIIIKLLEVAVWSGVAALGFGILFNIPKGTIVTVFVLGFFAGLIKFTLLKFDVHIVLATFIAVFFVAIVSIPTAHKIHHPPVVFCVPPVIPMIPGYFAYETVLSVMNFIFIEKDTVKRIALIDAIFSNGFTMFFILISITAGISLPLLLLRRSTVKKIEG from the coding sequence ATGATGGACATTATAATAAAATTATTAGAAGTTGCTGTTTGGTCTGGAGTGGCTGCATTAGGGTTCGGAATACTTTTCAACATTCCAAAAGGAACTATTGTGACTGTTTTTGTTTTAGGCTTTTTCGCTGGTTTAATAAAATTCACACTCTTAAAATTTGACGTGCACATTGTATTGGCCACTTTCATTGCGGTATTTTTTGTTGCTATTGTTAGTATCCCAACTGCGCATAAAATACACCATCCACCGGTGGTTTTTTGTGTTCCACCTGTAATACCTATGATTCCTGGTTATTTTGCTTATGAAACCGTTTTATCTGTTATGAATTTTATTTTTATAGAAAAAGATACTGTTAAAAGAATAGCGCTTATAGATGCTATTTTCTCTAACGGATTTACCATGTTTTTTATATTGATTTCGATAACTGCCGGCATTTCGTTACCCTTGCTTTTATTAAGAAGAAGTACGGTTAAGAAGATTGAGGGTTAG
- a CDS encoding MotA/TolQ/ExbB proton channel family protein yields the protein MNMLVISTQNSSIGDELAKRFNEGGPFFMALILISLLLSIFFLIRATLRLNKDEMTFKKMISLVSDMSLLGLVLGILASIMGMIEAFDTVDGTGDVSKMAGGLKVTFLTMLFGTVTFIISRIGIVILKGLQKSS from the coding sequence ATGAATATGTTAGTAATCAGTACTCAGAATTCTTCAATTGGTGATGAATTAGCCAAGAGGTTTAACGAAGGTGGCCCATTTTTTATGGCCCTTATTTTAATTTCCTTATTGCTGTCCATTTTCTTTTTAATTAGGGCAACCCTGCGTTTAAATAAAGATGAGATGACGTTTAAAAAAATGATTTCTTTGGTATCAGACATGAGTCTGTTAGGATTAGTGCTAGGAATTTTAGCATCCATAATGGGTATGATAGAGGCTTTTGATACTGTTGATGGGACAGGTGATGTTTCTAAGATGGCAGGAGGTTTAAAAGTCACCTTTTTAACGATGCTGTTTGGTACGGTTACGTTTATTATTTCTAGAATTGGAATTGTTATATTGAAAGGGCTTCAGAAAAGTTCATAG
- a CDS encoding sensor histidine kinase, translating into MLHILFWCGVLLFYTYFFGFNSTNFNYILSFSLFLMPITITTTYVLIYKIIPEYLITKRYFRFGLYSIYTFIISAYLIVISVFYGLIYLSNFQYANMAPISRNLLFVGTAVYLVIIIVSAFKLLKLNLNHAEKTKKLETKILEAQLKLKEQELNYLKMQIHPHFLFNTLNTMYGFALRKADETPEMILKLSNLLDYLLYQIDKPFVLLTDEINHIKDYIELEKMRFNNTLFVSFNCHNSIESVNDLGASPRGIYRKNIENSKQTPEHSNLDYRVKIAPMLLLTFVENSFKHGRLKNSILTIKIDISCTKENIHFSIENTSSKSETPNKGIGLQNIQKRLDLLYKDHYILKVDNKEDLFKVTLTLKHS; encoded by the coding sequence TTGCTACATATATTATTTTGGTGTGGTGTTTTGTTGTTTTACACTTACTTTTTTGGTTTTAATAGTACCAACTTTAATTATATCTTATCATTCTCCTTATTTTTAATGCCCATTACCATTACAACGACCTATGTTTTAATTTATAAAATAATCCCCGAATACCTTATAACAAAACGATATTTTCGTTTTGGATTATACAGCATATATACCTTTATAATTTCTGCCTATCTTATTGTAATTTCTGTTTTTTATGGATTGATTTATCTATCTAATTTTCAATATGCAAATATGGCACCCATCAGCAGAAACTTATTGTTTGTTGGCACTGCCGTGTATCTAGTAATTATTATTGTTAGTGCCTTTAAGTTATTAAAACTGAATTTAAACCACGCCGAAAAAACCAAAAAGTTAGAAACCAAAATTTTAGAAGCCCAATTAAAACTTAAAGAGCAAGAGCTGAACTACCTTAAAATGCAAATTCATCCCCATTTTTTATTTAACACCTTAAATACAATGTATGGCTTTGCTTTAAGAAAAGCTGACGAAACTCCTGAAATGATATTAAAACTATCCAATTTACTGGATTATTTACTCTATCAAATTGATAAACCCTTTGTGCTTTTAACAGATGAAATAAATCATATTAAAGACTATATTGAATTAGAAAAAATGCGATTCAACAACACTCTTTTTGTTAGTTTTAATTGTCATAATAGTATTGAATCAGTCAACGACCTCGGGGCAAGCCCACGAGGCATTTATAGGAAGAACATTGAAAATTCGAAGCAAACCCCGGAGCATTCAAATCTCGATTATCGAGTAAAAATTGCACCTATGCTATTATTAACATTTGTTGAAAACAGCTTTAAGCACGGTAGATTAAAAAACAGTATTTTAACCATTAAAATTGATATCTCCTGTACTAAGGAAAACATACATTTTTCAATAGAAAATACAAGCTCAAAAAGTGAAACACCAAATAAAGGCATCGGATTGCAAAATATTCAAAAACGATTAGACCTTCTATACAAAGACCATTACATTCTAAAAGTTGACAACAAAGAAGATCTTTTTAAAGTAACACTGACACTAAAACATAGCTAA
- a CDS encoding LytR/AlgR family response regulator transcription factor, with amino-acid sequence MQNQKNISCLIVDDEAIARDVIATHISKIENVTIVKSCSNAMEAFNIIRTHTIDLLFLDINMPDISGISLARSINKNIKIIFTTAYRDYAVEGFELQAVDYLLKPISFERLLQSINTYFEVYHQPKTTDEKPLESSSFMFVRSDRRMIKIDFEAIIYIESFSDYIKIHLKNEVIVTRETISAIEAKLPNNQFLRIHRSYIISIAHINSFTNEHVVINHKALTISRSYKKEVLERLERY; translated from the coding sequence TTGCAAAACCAAAAAAACATATCCTGCTTAATTGTTGATGATGAAGCTATTGCAAGGGACGTTATAGCAACCCATATTTCAAAGATTGAAAATGTTACCATTGTGAAAAGCTGTAGCAATGCCATGGAAGCTTTCAATATCATTCGTACCCATACTATTGATTTGCTATTTTTAGACATTAATATGCCCGATATTTCTGGAATTTCATTAGCTAGGTCTATTAATAAAAACATTAAAATCATATTCACAACGGCCTATCGCGATTATGCCGTGGAGGGTTTTGAGCTTCAAGCAGTTGATTATTTATTAAAACCCATTTCTTTTGAACGTTTGTTACAAAGCATAAACACCTATTTTGAAGTATATCATCAACCTAAAACAACTGATGAAAAACCTTTAGAATCCAGTAGTTTTATGTTTGTCCGTTCAGACAGACGCATGATTAAAATAGATTTTGAAGCTATTATTTACATTGAGAGTTTTAGTGATTACATTAAAATTCACTTAAAAAACGAAGTTATAGTTACACGGGAAACGATTAGTGCCATTGAGGCTAAACTTCCAAACAATCAATTTTTAAGAATCCATCGCTCCTATATCATTTCAATTGCACATATCAATTCCTTTACTAATGAACATGTGGTCATTAACCATAAAGCCTTAACGATTAGCAGAAGTTACAAAAAAGAGGTTTTGGAACGGTTGGAACGGTATTAG
- the lpdA gene encoding dihydrolipoyl dehydrogenase encodes MNSYDVAVIGSGPGGYVAAIRCAQLGMKTAIIEKYNTLGGTCLNVGCIPSKALLDSSHHYEDAIKHFEEHGIEIPGDIKVNLEKMIARKQAVVDQTTGGIDFLMKKNNIDVYQGLGSFKDATHITISGDETLVIEAKNTIIATGSKPSSLPFINIDKERIITSTEALKLKEIPKHLIIIGGGVIGLELGQVYKRLGAEISVIEFMDRIIPTMDSGLSKELNKVLKKQKFNINISHKVKSVERVGDEIIVKADNKKGEEIEFRGDYCLVSVGRRPYTDGLNAEAAGVKLTDRGQIEVNDHLQTSASNIYAIGDVVKGAMLAHKAEEEGVFVAETLAGQKPHIDYNLIPGVVYTWPEVAAVGKTEEQLKEAGVEYKTGSFPMRALGRSRASMDLDGFVKILADKKTDEILGVHMIGARAADMIAEAVVAMEFRASAEDVSRMSHAHPTFTEAIKEAALAATDDRALHI; translated from the coding sequence ATGAATTCATACGATGTAGCCGTTATTGGCTCGGGTCCAGGAGGCTATGTGGCAGCCATTCGTTGCGCACAATTGGGCATGAAAACTGCCATTATAGAAAAATACAACACACTTGGTGGCACTTGCTTAAACGTGGGCTGTATTCCAAGTAAAGCACTTTTAGATTCTTCACATCATTACGAAGATGCCATCAAGCATTTTGAAGAACACGGTATTGAAATTCCTGGAGATATTAAAGTAAATCTTGAAAAAATGATTGCCCGTAAACAAGCTGTGGTAGACCAAACGACAGGAGGTATTGATTTTTTAATGAAGAAGAACAATATTGACGTGTATCAAGGCTTAGGAAGTTTTAAAGATGCCACCCATATTACCATTTCAGGTGATGAAACTCTTGTAATTGAAGCTAAAAACACCATTATAGCTACAGGAAGCAAGCCATCAAGTTTACCGTTTATCAATATTGATAAAGAGCGTATTATAACATCTACCGAAGCATTGAAACTTAAAGAGATACCAAAACATTTAATCATTATTGGTGGTGGTGTTATTGGTTTGGAATTGGGTCAGGTTTACAAACGTTTAGGTGCCGAGATATCGGTTATTGAGTTTATGGATCGTATCATTCCAACGATGGATTCTGGTCTTTCAAAAGAGCTTAATAAAGTATTGAAAAAACAAAAATTCAATATTAATATATCCCATAAAGTGAAATCTGTAGAGCGTGTTGGTGATGAAATTATTGTAAAGGCGGATAATAAAAAAGGGGAAGAAATTGAATTTAGAGGTGATTACTGCTTAGTATCTGTAGGACGCCGTCCGTATACCGATGGATTGAATGCTGAAGCTGCCGGAGTGAAATTAACCGATAGGGGCCAAATAGAAGTGAACGACCATTTACAAACAAGTGCTTCCAACATTTACGCCATTGGAGATGTGGTAAAAGGGGCGATGTTAGCGCATAAAGCTGAAGAAGAAGGCGTATTTGTTGCCGAAACATTGGCAGGACAAAAACCACATATCGATTATAACTTAATTCCGGGTGTTGTTTATACATGGCCAGAAGTTGCTGCGGTTGGTAAAACCGAAGAGCAATTAAAAGAAGCTGGTGTTGAATACAAAACAGGGTCTTTCCCAATGCGTGCTTTAGGTAGAAGTAGAGCCAGTATGGATTTAGATGGTTTTGTTAAGATTTTAGCAGACAAGAAAACCGATGAAATTTTAGGCGTACACATGATTGGTGCCCGTGCTGCCGATATGATTGCGGAAGCTGTGGTTGCTATGGAATTTAGAGCATCTGCTGAAGATGTATCTCGTATGAGCCATGCACATCCAACATTTACCGAAGCTATCAAAGAAGCAGCTTTAGCGGCTACTGACGATAGAGCATTGCATATTTAA